In the genome of Amphiura filiformis chromosome 11, Afil_fr2py, whole genome shotgun sequence, the window TAAGTGAGCAGTTCGTGATAAAAGGCCATCCTCCCACAGCTCGTACCCTTAAACCTGGTCCCTTTTTTCTCAAATCATTACGCATGGGTAAAAATTAACTACACGCAACACTTCATAATTCTGTTTCTTTGCAATAGCCCGGAGGCTATTTTTTAATTCATCTGATCAACTGTATGTAATGTATTTATACCCGGAAAATGTATTTAACTGTACACTAAATAGcattacacaaaataatctaTACGGGAGAGATGCTGTATCTCTTTTTGTTGTAGTTGGGGAACATAAAAAAACGGCAAAAAATGACCACATAGTGATACACGTACATTGAGTGATGACGTTTAGCTTAAGGTGGCACTGCCCGGTTGGGTCAAAATAGCTTGAGAGATTGTTTTCAATATAACAAAAGGTTTCACGATTCAAAGTCAGTTCATTTTGTAATTATTGagatattaatttgtaaaaaatatgaaaagacTATTTACTTTAACATAAatatatgcattttttatgtcaccaTAAACATAATCAACAATTACAAACTTGCTGCAATAAGTGTTTGTTTCTTATTATACTAAGACCCTTTCTTGTTTGACCTCTTTGCCATTAGACCCAACACGTGCCTCCTTATGTGTGCTTATAGCTAACTTTAAAAATGAtctgaaaattggcaaaaaaaataaCTGATGTTGAAGaatgaaaaaacatgcaattttttattcaaaaatttcgGACACTTTGTAAGTGGACAAAACACATATCTGAATAATATATTATCTACTATCATAAATAACCATATTGACAACTTTTTCACTGTATTAAACGTCAAAATACGTCTAAAATTTcttttttatacaaaaacataAATATTTAAACAACTTCGGATATTTACAAGGATTTTTGccgttttgttttgcaaattggTTTTCTTCAAATGATGAAAACTTGCGTAATGCGAAATATTTCAAGGTATAATTTGCTAAATACCCGGATGATATCTAAATTACTAAGCAGTTTATAAACTGaactttcaaaaatataaatatcattttGTCAGCTTAAATATCTGTTTTGAAGGGAAAAAGTAAGAAGAAAATATTGCGTAGCTTTTTTGACTGCTTTAGTTTGAAATAGTAAAAATTGCGTAAATCATTAGTACaagaaaaaatacacaaattgaaCACTTATAACAAGGTATCGAAGTGCCTGTACTTTGGGCTGAATACCAACATTTGAAAACTAATACTGGATACATTTTTGATCGAATACATTATTTAAAACACTTTAAGCGATCAAATAAGGGAATATTTTGTcagcaaaaaaatcaaaacaattctCATTATCAACACATCGGCACATGACCAGAAAGCTGAAGAAGCATGAGACAGGTTCAAATTGAAGGAATTTCACACACAATGCAAAAGACATTTAGAATATGAATTTGACTGTGCATGgatgtttaaaatattgactTGTAAACAAGGCTCGTCAATGCAGCACTAAGCTTGTAGCTTGCTGCACTTATCTTAATGCACATGTTTAATTTGGATGTTAAGATACTTCAAAATACAAATGTTTCTTCATTTTGCATTTTAAAACAATTGAATCCTTCCATTTTTTTCTACCTGCTTAACTTACGACATTCTGTCACACCGAGTCTTAATATTTTGAGTTGAAGTTGATTTGGATTTCAAATATATATCTTTTTGCTTAGGTTAATAAGAGGCTGACATCCTACTTGCTAAGAACTTAATTATGCTCACACCAGGTGTGTTGACCTAGTGTAAGAGACATGAATTTAAGAACTCAGTTCAAATAGGTAAATCACCATGCaccattttatattatttagaaaatatttaacatcattaccagaaataatcaGAATTGtatgaaaattaagaaaattgtTCCTTATTAATTTGAATACTTTGGCAAAATGTGCACACTTCCACAGTTTTTCAACTGTTTGCCAAATTGTTTTTGTCAGGACATATTTACCAAGCAATAAACACATTTTAAAGCTAGTAGTAATACAAAATGCACGTATTTTTGATCTATTGGCTGCGTCTTTAATACTGTGAAGAgtatttgttttttgttcttttaaaGTTCATCAAATTCAGAGCCGACCGGCAGCGCTGTATAGATGGTATAACAGTCACATGATCAATCACATGATTTATTTAGGCTCTTTCTCCAGCCCACTAACCATTCTTTGTATATTTTGCAGTTCACTTGCTGTTGATGTTGGAGCGGAAGCCCCGCCACTGGGTGAGTTCGTTGAGCTTTTGCTGCTTGATGTAGGAGAAGTGGCTGCTACTACTGGGCTTATTAAAGAGCTACTAGTCAGTCCAGAACTTGAAGAATGCAAGGGGCTGATACTATCACCGTATGGCAACGCAGACGCTAAAGGACTGGCCGTGGTAACCATAGTTGTGTTCGTTGTGGGGAGAGCATAAGGGGAAAATCGCAGCCGTGGATGACCGCTAAAAATTGCACCTGTATACGCTGCATTTGCATAAGCAGCACTCAAAGCAGAAACATCATGATAAAGTCCAAACCCTGGCGTTGCACTGCTTGATGAACTTATCGGTAGCAACCCGTTGTGACCACTAAAAAGAGGATGTGTGGAGTCCAAGCCTCCACAATGCGGATGGCCTGAGGTGTGTGAATTTGGAACCATTGGAAACATAGAGTGCATCCCTCCTAGACTTGGTACACTTCCTGGCAAGCCTATTTGAGGGTGTAGAAACAATGGATGCGGTGTTGGATAAATGGGTGTCACCACCGACGGATGAGATGCATGTGAAGATGAGAAAGGGTTAAACGAATGGGAAATACCAACGGGTGAGGTGCTTCGTTTCCCTAAGCTTTCTGTCCTACTTTCAGAGTCTCTCTTTGAGTCTTCAGCATCCAACTTTCTTGGACTCTCACAGTCTTTATGATCTTTCTTCTCACTGCTGCTTTCATGACTTGATGATAATCTTGATGATGATTCTTCTCTTCTTTCATTTTCAGCACTGATGTCTCTCATCTCGACGTCCTTGACTTCTCGCCTCTCAACATCGCTTCTGTCATGATGTCTGTGGTGTTCAGATGAATATTTATCTGCCAGCAGAGAGCTTGTGTGATGCCTTTCATGGGGTAGCCGTGTGACTGATATCACTGAGGAGAAAAATAAGAATAAGAACAAATTATtagttatattatataatacAGAGCTAAATTATGAGCTTCAAATAAATGTACGATGTATAAGAAGGCAAATTGAAAGCTTTGTGTGTTGTAAATAGAAGAAGAGAAGCACGAAGACATATGAAGGAGAAGAtggaaagaagatgaagaagaaataaGATCAAAATgatgaaggaggaggaggaagaggatgaAGAAGAGGAGAATTAAAttttaatacatacattttaagaatttAAATGTCTTTTATTTGACAGGTACTTCTAAGGTTCATGACATACAGTAAAGGCACTATCCATAAATGGCCGTGGATAATTAAGGAGCCATTTTAAGGTAAATATTTGAGGCATTATCATTTTTATAAGCCCtgacagagcagttcttctggggtgaaccaaacctgcctggttatcaaattaatcagtgaaaaGGTTATCTCTAGCACCTGTCAATTTCAGAGATAGGcctaaccttgtcactgattaatttgataaccagccaggtttggttcaccccagaagaactactctggcggggcttcctctttaaagtaGAAGCTCACCTTTTTCCTCGTGTCTCTCGCTGGTTGTGCTGACCTCAGCAGCTTCGTGTTCTTGGTCGCTGACACCCTCATCAGCATCTCGGTGTTCAAGATCATAATTAGGTGCTGGATATTTCCTGCAGATAAAGAAAAAGgaaaattcacaatgttaataTGGATTCATAGCCTTATTTAATGTTGCATTAATCCTGAACAAGGTAAATGATATAGTATGCACCAATTGATATACATTAACCCTTATCCAATATGGCGGCTGAAGCAGACGACACTAGAAGATTtgtcaatatttattttaatttgtaaaaatGCATCCAATTgcgtacaaacatgcctagtagtGGACTAGTGGTCTTTAATAACCGTCTTCTGAAATTTGCATATCAGAAAATGACTTTTGGACGATAGAAGGTATcattgaacttgaaaatctaaATCAGTAACGTCTGCAACGCGGTATAGTCTGGTCTGAGTCATAACTCGAACTGGTCAGTAATTGCAGCCAGTCCAATCAAGGGCGAAATATGCcattttcaattcaaatatgaccTGGCATAAATATATCGTATGTGACTATCAATTCTATTAAAATCCCGgattaaaatatgaatattatgtAAATTTTGTGTCTAATTATTAATAAGTTGACAGATACCTGGAATAGTCCTTGAACTACATACATGTCATTATTAGATGATAATTATCTTTTAATGAAACTTTGGTCCAATAGATTCGAGAGTGTTGTTCAAGATCAATAATAGCACATTTTCTAATAATATTGCTTCATGTAAAGGTGTCATTATATTATGATTAACTTGGCAATTGATGTCTGTCATGCGTCTGTCTGTAATCCGCATTACGATCTTTCATTAAGTCATTTCACAGTTTTTGCACAACGGTCAAAACTTGAATCCATAACAGTATCACCATCTCCTAAAGTCACAGTTCGGTACACTCCCTTCATGCATGTAATTGTATGAACATTGCATATGTGGTATAGTGTTAAACATCATCTTCTTGTTTAAGATGACGAATTGTCTCACCATAACACTAACTGGCGGTTTTTGAACTAAGTAATGATAGTTGAGACAATCTGATCACATAGTGAGTGCAACTAAAAACACATGCTGTGTCGAAACCATGTGTAACTCACACTTATTCGACAGATGAACAATTTGACACATATTCGTATGAACCCTTTTCCCGCGAATATTGCAAGCAGACGACGTTTagaaattttgttcaaaattttcaaaaaatagccAGAAATTTACATTTGAAAACCCAATTTAAAATCGGCATGAAAAAAGGCATTCCAAGTGTTTATATACATATGTTTGGTGGTCTTGCAATATGACatctaaattatttaaatttaatactCAGAATCCCAATTTTGGTATACTGTAATTAATAAGTCCATGTGCAAATACTTAATTGCCACGTCAAGCAATTCACAGatattaatacatattttctttGCATGATATCTCTGGTTGGATCCGTAGTCCAGACAGAGATTCTCTACGGTCCAGCCGAGAGTTGTTTCAGCAGCCATGCTGCTCACACCAATTTGCCAACCCTGAGAGAGCCCTTAACTGACCTTGATTCGGGCCAAGGTCGCTATATGGAGAGAAGACTCTCCACAGGATGCCCATTCTAATAGTCTCAAATCTATTGCACAATACCATATTTATTTCTTGCATTTATGTTATGTGATCTATTGAGTGTCTTTTATTCTTTAttgaaaataatgataataataaggtGACGCTGGTCAGATTGTAGCCttttcaatcaaaattatttcaaacaGCAAATGTCATCAACTTTCAAAGGTCATATTGGTAAGTTGGTTTCATTTCGTGGTCTTCAGTTAAAATTTGAAATCATGTGAAGATCTACATGCAAGACTCGTAAAGAATtgcaatattattgtattttctttTAGTCAAAGCATATTTCTACCAAGATGTAGAATTATTATAAAAATCtgtttttaaattgataaaaCTTTCTTATTCAAAAGCATCGATCGCGTCAAGTCCTCCAAAAGACCTAAACCAATGATTCAACATCACCTTGGTATTAGCAATTATTACGACATTCTTAGTATCTACCAAAGCGATTTTATCCTcaccttttttctctctttccagCGCCTCCTTGGTCACGGAATCCCTTGGCGAATGGGTTGTGATCGATTTTCAGTTGAGTGATCTAACAGGGaagaaaagaaaaatggaaaaaagaaaCGATGAGAATTAGATGATTAACACTTT includes:
- the LOC140165165 gene encoding LOW QUALITY PROTEIN: uncharacterized protein (The sequence of the model RefSeq protein was modified relative to this genomic sequence to represent the inferred CDS: inserted 1 base in 1 codon); this encodes MFRGPAGLGATPSFLPKLGDPINPYSPPDFLSAHLHHRHPLQPPLPGIESQEGDTDDPQVTLESKDLWEQFHERGTEMVITKSGRRMFPSFKVRVSGLDKKAKYILLMDIVAADDCRYKFHNSRWMVAGKADPEMPKRMYIHPDSPXTGEQWMQKVVSFHKLKLTNNISDKHGFTILNSMHKYQPRFHIVKANDILKLPWSQFRTFVFRETEFIAVTAYQNEKITQLKIDHNPFAKGFRDQGGAGKREKRKYPAPNYDLEHRDADEGVSDQEHEAAEVSTTSERHEEKVISVTRLPHERHHTSSLLADKYSSEHHRHHDRSDVERREVKDVEMRDISAENERREESSSRLSSSHESSSEKKDHKDCESPRKLDAEDSKRDSESRTESLGKRSTSPVGISHSFNPFSSSHASHPSVVTPIYPTPHPLFLHPQIGLPGSVPSLGGMHSMFPMVPNSHTSGHPHCGGLDSTHPLFSGHNGLLPISSSSSATPGFGLYHDVSALSAAYANAAYTGAIFSGHPRLRFSPYALPTTNTTMVTTASPLASALPYGDSISPLHSSSSGLTSSSLISPVVAATSPTSSSKSSTNSPSGGASAPTSTASELQNIQRMVSGLEKEPK